One Ignavibacterium album JCM 16511 genomic region harbors:
- the rplO gene encoding 50S ribosomal protein L15, with protein sequence MDILSNLKYAKGAKKNRKRVARGEGSGHGGQATRGMNGQKSRSGAKFKAWFEGGQMPLQRRIPKFGFTNIFKTEYQVVNLNALQRIANENALDNKTLTLEDLKKFGLISSVNKPVKILGKGELKAKLSVQANAFSKSAQQKIEAAGGSITKI encoded by the coding sequence GATATTTTAAGCAATCTTAAATATGCAAAAGGTGCTAAAAAGAACAGAAAGAGAGTCGCTCGTGGTGAAGGTTCAGGTCATGGTGGTCAGGCAACCCGTGGAATGAATGGACAAAAATCAAGATCAGGAGCTAAGTTCAAAGCGTGGTTCGAGGGCGGTCAGATGCCATTGCAAAGAAGAATTCCAAAATTCGGTTTTACAAATATCTTTAAAACAGAATATCAGGTAGTTAACCTTAATGCACTGCAGAGAATTGCGAATGAAAATGCTCTCGACAATAAAACTTTAACATTAGAAGATCTTAAAAAATTTGGTTTGATTTCATCTGTTAATAAACCGGTTAAGATTCTCGGTAAAGGTGAACTGAAAGCTAAATTATCAGTTCAGGCAAATGCATTTAGTAAATCAGCTCAGCAGAAAATAGAAGCTGCTGGTGGTTCAATCACAAAGATTTAA
- the secY gene encoding preprotein translocase subunit SecY has translation MSKFTDTFRNIFKIHELRQRIIYTLVLLFIVRLGSHLTTPGVDAALLTESMKNQSSDSLFGLYDLFVGGAFHNAAIFALGIMPYISASIILQLLGAVVPYFQKLQQEGEEGRKKITQLTRYGTVLISAMQAWGVTVRLLNLEVNGMPIVPDPVRGIGWVLSTIVIMTAGTIFMMWMGEQITEKGIGNGISLIIFIGIIARFPFAMLDEYRLIQAGQRSLIVEIIIFAFMFLIIAGVVLVTQGTRRIPVQYAKRVVGRKIYGGVTQYIPLRVNTAGVMPIIFAQAIMFIPNTVLSFFPNNEFLQSVANLFHYQSAVYSIIYALMIIFFTYFYTAIAFNPKDVADNMKKQGGFIPGIRPGKQTSDFIDNILTKITLPGSIFLAIIAILPAFVSAWGVTGQFAQFFGGTSLLIIVGVALDTLQQIESHLLMRHYDGFMKSGKIKGRR, from the coding sequence ATGTCAAAATTTACTGATACTTTCAGAAATATTTTCAAAATACACGAACTCAGGCAGAGAATAATCTACACCCTGGTTCTTTTATTTATTGTCAGACTTGGCTCGCATCTTACAACTCCGGGTGTTGACGCTGCGTTGCTTACTGAAAGCATGAAAAATCAATCTTCGGATAGTCTTTTTGGTTTATATGATTTATTTGTTGGCGGCGCTTTTCATAATGCGGCAATCTTTGCTTTGGGAATTATGCCTTACATATCTGCATCAATTATCCTTCAATTGCTTGGTGCGGTCGTTCCTTATTTTCAGAAGCTTCAGCAGGAAGGTGAAGAAGGCAGAAAGAAAATTACACAGCTTACCCGTTATGGAACGGTCTTGATTTCTGCTATGCAGGCTTGGGGAGTTACAGTCAGACTTTTAAATCTTGAAGTTAACGGAATGCCAATTGTGCCGGATCCTGTTAGAGGCATTGGCTGGGTTTTATCAACAATCGTAATAATGACTGCAGGTACAATTTTTATGATGTGGATGGGTGAGCAAATTACTGAGAAAGGTATTGGTAATGGAATATCTCTTATCATCTTCATTGGAATTATTGCTCGGTTTCCTTTTGCAATGCTTGATGAATACAGATTGATTCAGGCAGGACAAAGATCTTTAATCGTTGAGATTATAATTTTTGCATTTATGTTTTTAATAATTGCAGGTGTTGTACTTGTAACTCAGGGAACAAGAAGAATACCGGTTCAATATGCAAAAAGAGTAGTCGGAAGAAAAATTTATGGCGGTGTAACACAATATATTCCATTGCGTGTTAACACAGCCGGTGTTATGCCTATAATTTTTGCACAGGCAATTATGTTTATTCCGAATACTGTTTTATCATTTTTCCCAAACAATGAATTTTTGCAATCGGTTGCTAATTTATTTCATTATCAATCTGCTGTTTATTCAATTATATACGCATTGATGATAATATTTTTCACTTACTTTTATACTGCTATTGCATTCAATCCGAAGGATGTTGCAGACAATATGAAAAAGCAGGGAGGCTTTATCCCCGGTATCAGACCAGGAAAACAAACATCAGATTTTATTGATAACATATTGACCAAAATTACTTTACCGGGTTCAATTTTTCTGGCTATCATTGCAATTCTTCCTGCATTCGTTTCTGCGTGGGGAGTTACAGGTCAGTTTGCGCAGTTTTTCGGAGGAACAAGTTTATTGATCATTGTTGGTGTTGCACTCGATACATTACAGCAAATTGAATCGCATTTATTGATGAGACATTACGATGGTTTTATGAAATCAGGAAAGATTAAAGGTAGAAGATAA